One genomic segment of Pogoniulus pusillus isolate bPogPus1 chromosome 21, bPogPus1.pri, whole genome shotgun sequence includes these proteins:
- the EEF1E1 gene encoding eukaryotic translation elongation factor 1 epsilon-1 — protein sequence MAAAARTGPEELAQLERLLGLPKGNKYGVQGERKVPVLQTNNGPGLTGLMTIAAHLVKQAKKDQLLGSTAEEKAVVQQWLEYRVTRVDGGSSKEDARIILKDLNAHLEDKVYLAGNIFTLADILMYYGLHHVMVELTVQEKEKYLNVSRWFNHIQHYPGVRQHLSNVVFIKNRLYTNAH from the exons ATGGCAGCTGCGGCGCGGACGGGACCCGAGGAGTTGGCGCAGCTGGAGAGGCTACTGGGCCTGCCGAAAGGGAACAAGTACGGCGTCCAGGGGGAGCGGAAG GTTCCCGTTCTTCAGACAAACAATGGTCCTGGTCTGACAGGGCTAATGACCATAGCTGCCCACCTAGTTAAACAGGCTAAGAAAGACCAACTCCTTGGAAGCActgcagaggagaaagctgtGGTTCAGCAGTGGTTGGAATACAGAGTGACTCGAGTAGATGGAGGCTCTAGTAAAGAAGATGCGAGAATCATTCTGAAG GATCTTAATGCACATCTCGAAGATAAAGTCTACCTTGCAGGAAACATTTTTACCTTAGCAGACATTTTGATGTACTATGGATTGCACCATGTCATG GTGGAGCTGACAGTgcaagaaaaggagaaataCCTTAATGTCTCTCGATGGTTCAACCACATTCAACATTATCCAGGTGTCCGACAACATCTGTCTAATGTTGTCTTCATCAAGAATAGATTATACACTAATGCTCATTAA